Genomic DNA from Sebaldella sp. S0638:
AAATCAACAGAGAAAAAAGGTATAAAGAATGAATTTGTCTGGCCTTTAGTTTCAGATAAATATTACAGTCTTCCATTTGGTGAAGGGAAATATATCCCTGCTGATGACAAATATTTTTCCGAATATCTTGATGCTATGGAAATTGATCCTTTGGAATATTTTTCTATGAGCTTTTTTTCAGCATCAGACAATGATACTGCTTTTGTGTATATTATAAAAAATATATTTAATAATAAAATAAAATTTGATACAAAAAATAGCATTGGATTTCAGTTTAGTCATGATTTTACTTCCATAACAGATGATCCGGAATACGGATTCAGGATTTATGTTACCGAAAATAATCCTGTTAATATTGCAAAAATATATAAAAACTACATTGCGGAACAAAAAAAGTTTAAGACACTTGCTGAAAAAGCAGAAGAAAATAAGAATATCACAAAGCTTTTCGGGGCAGTCCATATTTATTTATTTGATAAAACAGTAATTTCTGATGAAGATATAAACTGGGCTAAATTCAGGGAGTATTTATCTTCTGATTCTATGAATCATATAGAGTCTTTGATTATTAATCATTCTGAAAATAGCCAGGAAGTAATAAATGTTTTTGAGCAAATAAAAAATCAGGACTATGTTGACCAATATCAAAAAAATATTATTTCACAAGCTTTAAGCCAAAGTTTACTGCTGCAGGAATTTTATGACGAAAAAGCTTTTCCTTTGAAAGGACAAAAAGCGGAAGAACTTTTAAATAAAGGAATTGGCAATCTGAATGAAATGGAAATAATCGAACTGAACAAGCAAATCCTGAGCCTTAATTTTCCCGGTGTCTTCAAACCTTATGAAACATGGTCTGCTGACAGAAATATAAATCTGATAAAAGGCATACATTCTTCTGGAATTACCAGAGCATGGCTTGGGCTGGACGACTGGACACAGGCATATATAAGTCCTCAGATGCTGGAATATGCTGAAAGTATCGGATTCTTAACTGCACCTTATGATTCTTACCATTCCATTCATGAACCATTGAAAGAAAAATGGAATACAGCAACATTTTCAGACAATACTCTTTATGAAAATGCCACAATTACAGATGAAAACGGAAAGAAAATTTCCGGATTTCAAAATGTGGGGAGAAAATTAAATCCCGTTTTATCTTTATCAGCTGTTAAAGAACGGGTGGGAAATATTTTGGATACAGGTGCAAAATTTAATTCATGGTTTATTGACTGTGATGCAACAGGTGAAATTTATGATGATTATTCAAAAAATCACGTCACTGCAAAACAGCAGGATTTAGAGGCCCGAATGAAAAGAATTTCTTATCTGGCTGTTGATAAACATATGGTTACCGGTTCTGAAGGCGGAAATGATTTTGCCGCACCTTATATAGCCTTTGCACATGGTATTGAGCTGCAGTCTTTTTCCTGGATGGATGACGATATGTCTAAAAATAAGGAAAGCATGTACTATATAGGGAAATACTATTCAGCAGACGGCGGTGTTCCTGAAAAAATGTCGCTTGAAATTCCTGTAAAAGAAAAGTATAAGAAAATTTTTCTGGATAATTCCTATAATATCCCTCTTTATAAACTTGTGTACAATGATTCTGTTATTACCACATATCACTGGGATTGGTCTACGTTTAAGATCAAAGATGAGGTACAAAACAGAATGCTTTATGAAATATTGTATAATGTTCCCTCTTTATACCATCTTGATAAGTTTCAATGGACGAAGTATAAGGATAGAATTATCAAGCATTATGAAGTCTGGTCTCCTTTCAGCCGTGAAGCTGTGATGAGGGAAATGACAGATTTCAGAGTTTTGTCAGATGACAGACTGGTTCAGCTTACTCAGTACGGAGATGATATAAAGGTAGTCGCCAATTTTTCAGATGGAGAATTCAAATATGAAGGTGATATTATAAATCCACATTCTTTAATTATTTATAATAAAGATAAGAAAATCGTTTATATTCCTGAATAAATAATGGTTTGTACGAGGGAAAACTGCGGAGTATAACGGGAATTACAGAATATATAGTTTTTGCTATTAGCACCGGGAATACTGTATCTTTGAATCAAACTTTATTTTAATAACACAAGGAGGAATAAATGAAAAAAGTATTACTTTTTATTTTTATAAGTTTAAAATTATTTGCCGGGTATTCTGTGGATAACGGAACTGTTTCTATTTATGGAAGACCTGTTATTGGTGCTGATATTGACAGTTTTGAGATATTATCTGATTCTTATGCTAAAGATAAGTCAAATGTTTATAATGCTGACAGAGTGATAAAAGACGCTGATCCGGCAAGCTTCGTAATATTAGGCGATCCGGCTTATACTAAAGACAAGTTGAGGGTTTATCGCTTGGGAACAGTTATTGAAGAAGCTGACCCGGATAGTTTTAAAGTATTTGGAGATTCTGATTTTGCAAGGGATAAAAACAACATATATTATGCCGGCTTTATATCAGAAGCAGATGCAGAAAGTTTTGAAATACTGGAAAGTCCGTATGGAAAAGATAAAAATAACTTTTACTTTGGAAATATTTTGTTAGGCAAAATTGATAATAAAAGTTTTAAGGTACTGAACTCTACTTTTTCCAGAGATAAGAATCATATTTATTATGGTGATTATCTTAATTACGGAAATATTATTGTATTCAGAATTGCTGATGTCAGAAGTTTCAGAGTATTAAACGAGTATTATTCAAAAGATAAAAACAATGTTTATTTTTATGATTCGAGAATGAGAGGGGCTGATCCGGCGAGTTTTACAATATTGGACAATAGTTACACTAAAGATAAAAATAACGTGTATTATTTCGGTGATAAAATAAATGGTGTTGATCCAGC
This window encodes:
- a CDS encoding DKNYY domain-containing protein, producing MKKVLLFIFISLKLFAGYSVDNGTVSIYGRPVIGADIDSFEILSDSYAKDKSNVYNADRVIKDADPASFVILGDPAYTKDKLRVYRLGTVIEEADPDSFKVFGDSDFARDKNNIYYAGFISEADAESFEILESPYGKDKNNFYFGNILLGKIDNKSFKVLNSTFSRDKNHIYYGDYLNYGNIIVFRIADVRSFRVLNEYYSKDKNNVYFYDSRMRGADPASFTILDNSYTKDKNNVYYFGDKINGVDPATFEVLEENLALDKRNVYFKQVKLTDIDRKSFVFLGTKCIDKHSCLEKVSFFKDKNGEYNTYEIEENWY
- a CDS encoding glycoside hydrolase encodes the protein MNQKFFALIILIFLITCCTKETNTNKSMQNLYKDFSYKVDPETFDLTITVDGKEKSVSGGQDKMKVADLKKSNDGVSWEYPEKSVNVTIKKENNYLDITIKSTEKKGIKNEFVWPLVSDKYYSLPFGEGKYIPADDKYFSEYLDAMEIDPLEYFSMSFFSASDNDTAFVYIIKNIFNNKIKFDTKNSIGFQFSHDFTSITDDPEYGFRIYVTENNPVNIAKIYKNYIAEQKKFKTLAEKAEENKNITKLFGAVHIYLFDKTVISDEDINWAKFREYLSSDSMNHIESLIINHSENSQEVINVFEQIKNQDYVDQYQKNIISQALSQSLLLQEFYDEKAFPLKGQKAEELLNKGIGNLNEMEIIELNKQILSLNFPGVFKPYETWSADRNINLIKGIHSSGITRAWLGLDDWTQAYISPQMLEYAESIGFLTAPYDSYHSIHEPLKEKWNTATFSDNTLYENATITDENGKKISGFQNVGRKLNPVLSLSAVKERVGNILDTGAKFNSWFIDCDATGEIYDDYSKNHVTAKQQDLEARMKRISYLAVDKHMVTGSEGGNDFAAPYIAFAHGIELQSFSWMDDDMSKNKESMYYIGKYYSADGGVPEKMSLEIPVKEKYKKIFLDNSYNIPLYKLVYNDSVITTYHWDWSTFKIKDEVQNRMLYEILYNVPSLYHLDKFQWTKYKDRIIKHYEVWSPFSREAVMREMTDFRVLSDDRLVQLTQYGDDIKVVANFSDGEFKYEGDIINPHSLIIYNKDKKIVYIPE